Below is a window of Malania oleifera isolate guangnan ecotype guangnan chromosome 1, ASM2987363v1, whole genome shotgun sequence DNA.
TATACCATTGAAAgtctgataattttggacaagtgAGGTTAAGAAGAATGACACTATTCTTCTCATGTTAGCTACTTTGTTCACCAATAAATTGTCTAAAGATTGACCAAATAAGTGCTGCAACAGCATCACTTTCTTGAGTAGTAGTTCCATTCTCTTCCTTAATTTTCTTTGATTCGTAAATCTGTCTTTTTTCAAAAGGAGTGAGATAGTGATCCCACCATTCTCTAAGTGTTCCGGTAAAACCATGAGAAAGTAATGAGACAATTTGAACTTCACTTGCTTTGTTTGAATGAAGCCTGTAGGCAGTTGCTGCCATAGCCATTTGATGTAAAAAGGAGTGAAGTTGATGTTCAGTAagaccatcaattctccattcatggATTTCATTTCCTTGAAAGTTTCTTTGAGGAAGAAGGTCATTTGATTCTTCTGATAAGAGACTTGGTGGAGTTGGTTTTTTGtaataagttctttgactttgacttttccaatcttttattttattaagatcaaattcttccgtaaagtttgattcaagagcattAATTGCTACTTCCCTAGATATTGTATTAATTTTAAGATTTGAAGTTTGACTAACTAATTCATCAATTCTTTTAATTAATAATTCATTTTGTTTGTCAAAGTTGAAATTCTTAAGATTATGATCAATTATGTCAAAACTAATTGGTTCTTCcaatttttcttttgatttgctTGATTCGCCTTTTTCGTAAGTACTAAGGTTCTTAATTTCAGTAAGGTCTTCAAGTTGCTCTTCAATCCTTGTTGATTGAGTGGCTATTGATCTaagcatttgatttgtataattattttgactaattaattgatcaaCTTCGCCTTTTCCTTTTGCTTCTTTAAAAGGTGAGGCTAAGATTTCGGTTCCTTTATAATTAAACTTAATTGAGTTTTCTGGAGGATGGATTGCTTTGACAAAGTAATTGTCAgttgttttccaattttttgtTGGATCTTGTATAACATTTatttcttgtctttctttaacAAATTTGAAGAAAGGAATATTTTCTTTTAACTGTTTCATCTTTTTAAACCATTCTGTCctaatttgttttctttctttttgattgaatttcttaataaataattttctatttttctcattTAGTTTATGATAATAATCCTTTTCAATCACTTCCATATCTGGTTTAAATTCTGTGTTGATAACCATAATATTTTTTCTCTGATTTTCTTCGTAAAGGTTTTCTCTTTGTTCTTCTGTTAAGATTTGTGATTCTGTTGGAGAACTTGTTTCAGGGATTTCTTGATAATATCCTTGAGGTATTTCTGGACCAAAGTCAACACCTTTTAACTTAAGATTTGGTTCAACATATGTATAAAGACTTGAAATACTCTTTCTTCCTAAATCAATTGGTTGTCTAGAAGTTTGCCCTAGACTCTGGCTTCTTGTGAGTAAAGGTTGAAagttaattttaacatttccttcTTGATTTTGAATAATTCTTGTGGCAGTTGGTTTTTGTCTTTCTGGAATAATTTGATGATCTGTTTCGTTTAAATTTGTGAATTTCCATTCTCCCCCAGCCTGAATCTCATtccatagaagtttcttgggatgagaGGCAAAGGATTTTCTATTATAATTGGCTTGTAACATAAGAGTTTCTCCTTTCTCACTTGTTTGAATTGAATTTGGTAATATTGTCGAAGTTGTTGCCTTATAATAAATTTGGTAAATAAGTTCAAGATTTGAAAGACTTAAGAAAAACCCCCCAATTTGGGATGAAGAATGTACCCAAATTGTTATAAAAGTCAAAACTTTGGTCAAAACCTTACCATGTCTTAGTCTCCCCGATCCAGAAGCCTTTATGATTGTAGAAACTGATGCCTCTAATGAAGGATTTGGAGGAATACTTAAACAAAAGATTAATTCACAAGAAACCTTAGTTAGATTTCATTCAGGAGCTTGGTCAGGACCCCAAGTTAATTACTCCactattaaaaaagaaatgcttTCAATCGTTTTGTGTATTCAAAAGTTTCAAGACGATTTAATTAACAAAGAGTTTTTACTCCGTATTGATTGCGCTAGTGCAAAAAACATTATTGAAAAAGATGTTAAAAATCTCGTTTCAAAACAGATTTTcgcaagatggcaagcaattcTCTCGGTTTTTGactttaaaattgaatttattaaaggaaCTTCAAATTCGATCCCGGATTTTTTAACGAGAGAATTCTTACAGGGAAATCATGGCCAGAAGACAAACCGCGAGTGACCTTTATTCCAAAGCCTCTTCCTCAAAAGCTCCAGAAAGAAACCCTTTAACCAATAGATTTTTCCCCTCTCGAGAGACCTTCAAAGCCTCAAACTCCAAGCTTCAAAGACATTATGGAAGGGAAAGTGTCTTCTCCTAGACCTTCTCCATCAAAAGACTCCCCAAGGGGATATtttaccaaaaatatttatgaagaTCTTTTCCCAATTGAAGCTGAATGGGAAGCTTCTCAACCATTTGAAGTTATCAAAAAATGTTTTTTCAGAGGATGTCATTTCGACACTCCAGATATTATCAAGGATCGAAGATTTTACGAATTAATTCTCATTGAAACAAATTCGGTCATTATCGATCATacttatgatcttcaagattCTCAAAAGATcaacttttcaaaattaaaaattattaaagtcATTACTCCCTCAGTTTGGGGACAGCATCCTCGAAcatcaaaagaatttaaaagaatttttattcCACAGACCTATGATTACCAAGATTATCAAAAGGCCTGGTATTATGTTTTTTATGTAAGAAATTTTACTCACTCCTGGTTCGTGCATTTTGATCAGAAAATTATAAAGAATTTTCCAAAATGGTTTCTCACCTGGTTTTCTTACTTCGGTGCTGAAGctggaattttcccaaaaaatattagagatgattttgatttatttagaaaaaattttAAGCTTCCAATCTATTATTCAAAAGGACGCCTTGAAGAGACTGCAAGCCTTCTCTTCTTTTGTTCATACTTTATGATCACTTGGATCTTCTGCTGGGATTATGTCTTGGTTTCCCCAAAAGACAGTTCATTTGGCCACTCAAGAACTTTACGAAGAATCTTTAAAATTCGTTGGTGGGAAAAATTCATTATGCCTGAAGGAAAAGTGCGTGCCTGGCTTTCAAAGTCTTCTTACCCAGAAATTCCAGTTACACAAAAGAAGAAATTTATTCCTGAAGAAGAAGACGACACAATGTCAACAGTGTGACTTTCCTCAAGAAAGTCAAAATCTTCTACAAAGtcaaaattactaaaaatgaTCGCCCAGCTCGCTTCTGATGAGTCCGGATCCGAACCCGACTCGCCACCAGCACCGAACTTCAACCTGCTAGGATCCGATATTGAATCCTGGTACAAATTTATGAATGATCCAGATGAAGCTTgttcaaaataattttatcaagACAATGACAGCTGCGACAGGCCATCCTGTCAAGATTTATCAAGATTTTTACAGCTGGCAGCTTTTGCCCAGCTTATGTAAATTATTTATCTTTGAGTCTAAAGCTTTTACACCTGTCCACCACTTGGGGCCAGGGTTGTATTTCTTTGTCAGagttaaatattttatttaaaggtgGTGGGACCTCCACACAAATGCAACCatccatgtgctgtcacctttatttaaagtattttgttttgttgcgtcGGCTCGTCTGTCCTGTAAGGATTCCGTGTCATTTAAGTGGACGATGGGGCCCAAAGAGCACCCGCACTTATTTCCCCGGATTCCAAACCTTTCAAGTCCGAGCCAGTCTGTGTTTAAATAAGAGGTTCAGCTTCAGTTGTTCCTCGCACCaagttgagggtttaatttcTACTAGAGAAAGCCTGAGTCTTCGAGCTCCACTCAACTTCTCTTTTCTCCCATCCCTCTCAACTTCTGTAAGGTCACTTCTTCCTGTAAATTAACAAAGTTTTTAATACAAGATTGTGTGTGTTTATTCcattattttattattcaaaataagtATGCTCCGCACTTGCGACATAGTTCGATCTTGTGCATCAAAAAAACTGTTTGTTTAAGATTATTCAATTATTCACCTTCTCAAAGATTGCTCAAAGGTTTTTGGGTCTGATATTCGTGTCAGATTCCAAAGTAATAGCAGGTTCGTAAGAACTCGTTAGTCATCCTTTAAATCTTGAGAAGACTTTCTTATTTCAATTCTGCTATTTACGATGCTTATATTTTTTTGCTTGCCAATTGTTTAAAAATTTCCTTTGTAGAGAACGATCCTGAgattgtggtatcagagaattAAGAATTTTCCTTTGTTTATGATATTTTGAACTAGCTTATCCATTTTCTTTCTAAGTTTTCAGTCTAGTTGTAGGTTTTGAAGTTTTCCTAATCGGGAACGGCACCGGGACCACCCTAAAACGCACTCCTGGCAACAGCGGGCTGACCAACGGATTTTCACTGCCTTACCAACGCTTAGCGAAAATCAAAACATACAATTTTGTATGAAAACTTTTGAAAGATTGTATATTAAATTTAGAGAGACTTTCAAATGACACATGGATCAATGATTCCTTGTTTGTTTTACTGAACTAAACAAGTAATTTGAAGATCTAATTGACGTTTGACACAAGTGAATTTTCCTATTTGAATTAGATGGTGAACTACAGTTTTCCATTTGTGCTAtgggaaaaggaaaatttttaacTTATTGAATATCCTGGTTAAAAAAATTCACTCTAATTACAAGAAACCTCTTGATCATTGAAGGCACTTTGATTCATAGGAAGACAGTTTAACCGACTCCTCATTCAGAACATAGAAATATTAATAACAAGGAATACATAATTTCACGGACTTGGGACAGCAGTTTGGTTACTCCATTGCAATCCAGACATTGCAAGTTCAAGTTGTTGAAACGGCATAAGTGCTGAGGTGATTAAATGTCCATAAGGGGAAccagtaattttatgaatttttaaatttttatatatttacttgtttatttaacgagtcatttgtaaaataaattatcccattaatttaaattaaaagaaataaattaatttgcTCACTAATTGCTgctttttatttataatttaataatttgagTAAGAGTAGTGTTAATGTAGTTATATCTCTCTTTGAAATTCTGTTAAAAAAattgtggagagagagagagagagagagagttttgtgAGAAAGCCATGAACCTACTGAAGTTAgttaattcagttatttagttgaAAAGTCAGCAGACAACTCAGCTTATAGTCAGCAGAACATTCAGCAATAAAATTATTCAGTCAGCAAGTTGCAGCCAGTGTGATTCTTATTCAAAGTTCGGTTCAGTTTTTCATAGTGGAATACAACTGTCATCCATTAATAGCATAGGAGTGAGTTATTTAGTCTAGGAACTTGTCATATTCTTTGCCTTGTTTCTAGGTTTATTTAATGAGTTGTTAAGTCcctagaatattaaaatttcccatCTATTCCCCATATTctctgccctataaatagtggtcttatcccagtcattttaagtagtgaaaaaatagaaaagaatctcAAAATCCAGCAAAAAGTGCTGCAGCTCTGtagctttttatatatgtaatttcttcatcaagtcagtaaattaaagaggcatttttcagtattttttttctttgttttttctgtttttctattCTTCTGTTCCAACAAAATTGAATAATTTTATTGCTGAATGTTCTGCTGACTGTAAGCTGAGTTGTCTGCTGACTTTtcaactaaataactgaattaGCTAACTTCAGTAGGTTCACGGATTTCTCACAAATTCCCCTCTAGAGCCGTGTCGTTCAACACCTCTTCCTCTGCTGGAACTATGTTCAATTATTCTCAAAACCAAGTACCCATCTTTGAAGGAGAAAATTATGGGTACTGGGCTgatcaaatgaaaattttcttcattgcaCGAGACTTATGGGAGATTATTGAAGAAGGGTATGATGATTCAACTTCAGCAAATGATAATTCATCCTCTACAGACACAAGCACAACCTCATCCAAGAGATCTGCCcagaacaaagaaaaaataaaaaataatgctcTTGCTTTGAGTTATCTTCATCAAGGGATCAGCAAGACCATCTATTCCTGCATCTTTAGTCCCATGGTCGTGGAAGAGGCCTTGGCAGATGCAGGAATTGCCTTTTGAATGCTAAAGACGCTTGGGAAACACTACAGAAGGAATTTCAAGGAAACAATAAAGTAGTCTTGATCTGACTACAATCTCTTTggaagaactttgattgcttggcaATGAATGATTTTGAAAGCATCAAAGATTTTTTCTCCAAGGTTGCTGAAATAGTCAACCAAATCAGAGCTTATGGTGATCGGATAGAAGAAAAAAAGATCGTTGAAAAAATTCTCAGAAGTTTACCACCAAAATTTGATCATGCAGCTGCAGCAATTGAATCAAAAAACCTCTCAATTATGACCATGTTTGACCTTTGTGGTTCTTTAGAATCACATgaggaaagaattaaaaaatcttCAGGTCAACCCTTGGAGCAGGCTTTTCAATCAAAGCTCAACTTGAATCGGAAAAAtcaagagaggaagggaaattttTAGCAACAAGACCAGTCTCAAAGAAGCCAAAATAATCAGTCCCGTGGTCGTGGAAGAGGCCGTGGCAGAGGTAGGAATAACAATCAAGGACAGAATTGCATCATATGCAAGAAGTCAAATCACACCTTAGCTAAATGCTATTTAAAGTGTAAAAGGTGTCGCATTCCAAACCATTCAGACCGGGATTGTTGGCACAAAAAGAATGAAAGTTCAGGAGCAAATTTCAGTAAGGAAAATGATGAAGAGCAAGTGTTTCTCATTTGTCTCAATGTTGAAAGCAATGGAGACTAGGTTTGGTGCGTTGATAGTGGCTGCAACAATCATATGACAAGTAACTgtgagttattttttaaaattgatgaaaatgctTCAAATTCTGTTATTCTTGGTGATGGGAAATTTGTAAAAGTTGAAGGAAAATGTGTAATAGTAGTGCAGTCCATATCAGGTGAGCAAAAATTCATCCATGATGTTCTTTATGTCCCAAGTCTTGCTCACAATCTCTTAAGTGTGGGTAGTTAATTCAAAAAGGATATCAAGTCCATTTTGAAGGAAATGAATGCATAATCATAGACAAGAAGAAAAACTCACTAATGGCTAAAGTTGAGATGACTCGAAACAAGGTTTTTCTACTCTCTATCAACTACACAAGTCCAGTGGCTTTGAAGAGTGAAATTTCAGACGAATCTCAACTATGACATCTTAGATATGGGCATTTAAATCATAAGGGACTGTAGCTTCTCAAGAAAAAGGATATGGTTCGTGGTCTTCCCCAAATAAATCAAATTGAAGGAGTTTGTGAAGGCTGTATTTATGGGAAGATGCACCACCTTCCTTTCCCCGAAATTTCTTGGAGGGCTAAAGCTCCTTTGGAGCTTGTTCATGCAGATATATTTAGTCCCACAAGAACACCATCTCTTGGAAACAAAAGgtatttcatcctttttgttgatTATTTTACTAGAATgatatggttgtattttattcGGCAAAAACCAGATGCCTTCTCAATATTTCTGGAGTTCAAAGCCCTCATTGAAAGGCAAAGTGGGCTGAAAATGAAGACCTTAAGAACTGATCGTGGAGGTGAATTCATATATCACCTGTTCATGAATTATTGCAAGAAGGAAGGCATTCAAAGGAAACTAACAGTGAGTAGAAGCCCTCAGTAGAACGGAGTTACTGAAATAAAGAATTGGACCATTGTTGAAATGGCTCAGAGCATGTTAAAAGGTAAAGGACTTCCTAATTCtctttgggctgaagctgtacaTACCACTATTTATATCTTAAACATGTCACCAACAAAATTAGTGaagaataaaactccctatgaggCTTGGAGTGGGAGAAAACCAGATGTTAGCCAtctgaaagtgtttggttgtctagCCTACTCACTCAACAAAGTTCCTAATAAGGACAAGTTTGATCAGAAGGGAGAAAAGCTTCTGTTTATTAGGTACAATGATGAATCAAAGGGCTACTGGTTGCTGAATCCTTTTAATCACAAGCTGACAGTGGCAAGAGATGTCATCTTTGATGAAAGGGGAGTATGGCCGCAGACTTCCAGCAGCTAGAACTCAACAAATATTCTAGATTTTGTACCAGCTAAAGCAACAAGACCTAAATTAGCTACTGAATCTCAGAATCTAGCAATTTCAGAAGTTGAAATTGCACCCGggaaccttagttcaaaattcgAAAATTCTGAAAAGGAACTTCATCCTCTTCACTTGTCCTAAGAAGATCTGAAAGAGTTAGAAGACCTCCGGAGAGGTATGGTGATTTTAGAAGCTTTTTTTCTAATGAAAATTCAGAATTTGCTCTTTTGTCTTGTAAGCCACAGAATTTTGAAGATTCAGTGAaggataaaaaatggaaaaaggccATGGAAGAAGAGCTGAACGTGATTGAAAAGAACAACACATGGAACCTTATGGATCCTCCTAAAGGCAAAGACATTATTGGTTTCAAGTGGGTTTACAAAACCAAGTACAACGAGGATGGTTCCATTCAAAAGTACAAGGCCAGATTGGTTGCCAAAGGTTATTCTCAACAACCTGGAGTTGATTTCAACGAGACCTTTGCACCGGTTGCAAAAATTGAGACAATTCGGCTTGTATTTGCAATACTTGCCAAATTGGAGTTAAatgtgtatcaaatggatgttaaatctACGTTTCTCAACGGAGAACTgaatgaggaagtttatgttgagCAGCCATGTGGATATGAAGCAAAGGGCAAAGAAGAAAGGGTGTACAAACTGAACAAGGCTTTGTATGGCCTCAAACAAGCTCCACGAGCTTGGAACAGTAAGATTGATTcttatttttagaatttaggaTTTCAGAAAAGCTCTCATTAACcagctctttatttttttaaaaaagtaactaatttcatcattgtttgcttgtatgttgatgatctgatttaCTTTGGAAGTAATCTTCATTTACTTGCTGATttcaagcactcaatgatgaaaaatTTTGAGATGACAGACTTAGGGATCATGAAGTACTTCCTCGGGATGCAAGTTAAGCAAGGAAGAGGGGAATTTTCATTTCCCAAGAAAAGTATGCAGCTGATATCTTGAAGAAATTTCATATGGATTGTGAGGCTATAAGTACTCCTATGGctctaaatgaaaaattaaattctgaTGATGGAGCTAAGAAATTCGACGAAAAttagtataggagtttagttggATCCCTTATTTACTTGACTCATACTAGGCCTGATAAGTGTACTTTATTATGCAGCAGCAAAAAGGGTATTAAGATACCTTAAAGGCACGCTAAAATTTGGACTAAAGTACAACAAAGATTCTAAGTTTGTTTTGATCAGTTTCACTGATAGTGATTGGGCCGAATCAGTTGATGATCGAAAAAGCACATCGGCATATGTTTTCTGTTTTGGAAATGGCACCATTTCATGGTGTTCAAGAAAGCAAAACACTGTTGCCTTGTCATCTGCAAAAGCAGAATATATTTCAGTAACAGAGGCTGCTTGTGAAGGAGTTTGGCTGAGGAAattatttagtgatttagggctGAAGCAAGAGGGTCCTACAACCATTTATTGTGATAATATGTCAGCAATAGCTTTAACTAAGAACCTAGTTTTTCATGCTAGGACAAAGCATATTGAGGTCAGACATCACTTTATTTGTGATCTTATGTAGAAGGAAGAAATTCAGCTAGGTTTCATCAGCACTAATGAACAACCAGAAAACATGCTCACAAAACCTATTACTAAGAAGTTTTTGAAGTTCAGAGACATGTTAGGACTCACGGCTTTAGAGGGGAATTTGTGAGAAAGCCGTGAACATACTGAAGTTAgttaattcagttatttagttgaAAAGTCAGCGGACAACTCAGCTTACAGTCAGCAGAACATTCAGCAATAAAATTATTCAGTCAGTAAGTTGCAGCCAGTGTGATTCTTGTTCAAAGTTCTATTCAGTTTTCAAAGTGGAATACAACTGTCATCCATTAATAGCATAGGAGTGAGTTATTTATTCTAGGAACTTGTCATATTCTTTGCCTTGTTTCTAGGTTTATTTAATGAATTGTTAAGTCcctagaatattaaaatttcccatctattccccatgtactctgccctataaatagtggccttatcccagtcattttaagtagtgaaaaaatagaaaagaatctcAAAATCCAGCAGAAAGTGCTGCAGCATTGtagctttttatatatgtaatttcttcaTCGAGTCAGTAAATTAAAGAAgcatttttcagtatttttctttgttttttctgtttttctattCTTCTGTTCCAACAAGTTTTGTTAGAGTACTGCTAGTaattatgaattttaattttttgtatattaacttgtttatttaaaaaaaaaacacattaaaTTTACATTAAAGGAAATAAATTAGTTTTCTAAATAATCgttatttttcatttataatttaattgagtaataataatagtattgtagttatatttctttcattgaaatttataaaaaaaaattgtaatttttagttgaataattattttttacatatatatgaaaatatttgataacaaattttacattttttactATGTTGatatttgttaaagcttgatatacattgttggttaacaacctaatagcttaaatttttagataaagtggtaatatatcaatattaaataaaaaaagttaattttggatGTGCAATATCCTCTTCAATTACTTCTCAGATTCTTGAAACAATAAAgtgattttttttcataaaaaataaagcGAGGCACTACATTATTCTTATAACTTTGCTTACGTACAATAGCAATTATGTTTTCTATATTCTACATTCCATCTAAGTATATAATTCAAAACATACTGTGATCCAAGATAGCATACCAACTAATTGACCCAAACAATTGGTTCATGCATACCATGATCCGAGATGGCATGCCGACTAAGcctaccacacacacacacaaaactgcATGCCTCTTAAGTAGTGTACCCTGTTCATGTACCCATACCACAACGTGAATGCACTGTGCTCCAGGTAGCTATGTGTGTCAGTGTAATTGGAGGCTTTCTGCACTAAATATATGTTTAGGGAAGGTGGAATTAGAGAAAAGCTTTGTGGCGGTGCTCAGTTTTTGGCTATCATTTGGCGTATTTGGGTGGGGAGTAATGACAAGATTTTTAGTTCTTAATTTGCTTTGGAGGAGAGTGGCGTTTCTTGCATTGTTGTGGTGTTCTGCAAATGGCTTCTTCTGGCATGTATCTATGGAAGCTTTGCTTCATTTGAGCTGTGTTGAAATTATTATTCTTTTCATCTTGCTGTTTTTTGCTGTGTATCAGGAGGATATCTTGTTCTTCCTgttttaattttcttctttttgtcgTATTCTTTCTTTCCATCTCCAATACGATTCtttgtttattaattttaaaaaaagacTCCATGGCTGCTAGAGAATCCTTCCCCATAATTCACCAGATTTAAGAAATTTTGCATTACAGCCATTTGGATTAGGGGCCTTACCATAAAAAAACATAGAAACTTTATCATTAGAAATTGAGAAATACCTTCTTGATTTCATCATCATCAACAATCCAAGCAAAAAGCTCAAAAAGCCTTTAAGATAGTTGCCATTGCATGGCTGAACCTTTATTAGCATATTTACCGGATTACAAAGCTTCTTGCTTTGAGTCATCCTGAGAATCCAGTTTTTTCCCATCTTGACATACAGGAGTCTGGTATTATTCCTTGTTCTTCTGGAGTTGAGCATTTAAgcaaaaaaaattggaatattgGTACTCCAATTGCAACCACTGAGCTCTAGATGTCTATTTGAGAACTGAATCTTCAGCGTTTATAAGCTCCAAATACCTATGTTGCTTTTCTTTAACAGAGAGATTAAAAGCTCATTACCATTTTTATCGAGTAACTAAAGTTGGCAATGCTCCATTTCAATCATATGACTCTGAATATCTGAAAAGATCAGCTTATCAAATGCTCTTAGCTCCGGAGAATATCTATGctgctttttctttttcttttttgtaattgTTATAGTTTCACCCACGTGCTGTTACAACACCTTCACGAAAGattgtacccatcttcaacaatAGAAATTCAAGAGAAGTTGCATTAGAAATAAAATACAAGGCAATAATATAGTTGTTAATCTTTACCATGTTGGAATGCAGTATTTGATCTCATAAAACACCAGCAAGTGCAGGCAGTTGTGGGTACCCTGACAACACAGGAAGCTGCTGTGGTTGCAGAAATGGATGAAACTAATAGTAGAGTACCGCTTATTTCCTTGGATACAGCTTCAATAACTCCTTCAGTAATGCCAGTAGACATGCTACCTGTGATCCACATGGGTCATGGCATTTCTGTGGAGATGAGATGCATTGCTGCAATTGTTGGCTTCTTTCAGTGGCAAAAGGTGATAGCAATCTTTGAAGATAAATTTTCGTATGGTAGAGATTTAGGCATCATCACCCTTCTCTCTGAAACACTCCGAGGTGTTGGTGCAGAGATGGAACACTACTTAGCTTTCCCGTCGATGTCTTCTCTCTTGGACCCAAAAACCACCATCCAGGAAGAGCTGAAGAGACTGAGGGATAAGCAGGGCAGGGTCTTCATTGTTGTTCAATCTTCATCACAATTTACAGCTCTGCTGTTTGAACAGGCAATGCAAATGGAATTGATGGTGAAAGGCAATGTATGGATTACTACAAACTTTATTACTAGTCTTCTTGATTCCTTTCATTCATCTGTGATCACCTCCATGGAAGGAGTATTGGGCTTCAGAACTTACTTCTTAGACACTAGTGCAtccttcaaaaattttaaagcaaGATTCCGGAGAAAGTTCCTATCAGAATATCATGAAGAAGAAGAGAACATTGAACCCAGTGTATTTGCGCTTCGTGCATATGATGCAGTTTGGGCCATTGCCAAGGCTATAGAGAGGTTACCGGAGAACAGTAAATCAAAAATCTTACTGCCTACTATCTTATCCAGTAACTTCAGGGGCTTGAGCACTGAAATACGTTTTATGAATTACAAACTAGTGCATGCACCTGCCTTTCAGATTGTCAATGTTGTTGGTAAAAGTTACCGAGAGATGGGATATTGGTCACCAAAATTTGGTTTCTCAAGGACAATGTTCAAAGACGATGGTGCAGAGAGACAGAGAAACAGCAGCACTTCAGCTGAAGATGTGTTGGGCTCAGTGTACTGGCCTGGAGGGAAAACTTCGGTCCCAGTTAGGTTGATGGAAACCACGCTCTCTGGCAGACAAAAGCCACTGAGAATTGGGGTTCCAGTGAGATCAAACTTCACTCAATATGTGAAAGTAATTCAAGATGAGAATGGGACATATTTCAGTGGATTTTCATTAGATGTCTTCGACGCAGTCACAAAATTATTACCTTACCAGCTGCCCTATGAATGGATCCCTTTTAATGGTACTTATGATAAATTGGTGGAAGCAGTTAATCAAAAGGTCAGGTTTCAGATTTTTCTGCCCTGTACTTTTTACAAGAAAAGATTATTGACTAAAGGAAGAAAAAATCTTCGTTAGTTGCC
It encodes the following:
- the LOC131157882 gene encoding glutamate receptor 3.2-like isoform X2, with translation MASALAISLLSLLLLRPSNASTPTSVNGKRRPTTCNFIGSVGGVVDCSTRVGREEKVAMELAVEDFCTSTGYGLALKLRDLSGKTAGTVSAVFDLIKHQQVQAVVGTLTTQEAAVVAEMDETNSRVPLISLDTASITPSVMPVDMLPVIHMGHGISVEMRCIAAIVGFFQWQKVIAIFEDKFSYGRDLGIITLLSETLRGVGAEMEHYLAFPSMSSLLDPKTTIQEELKRLRDKQGRVFIVVQSSSQFTALLFEQAMQMELMVKGNVWITTNFITSLLDSFHSSVITSMEGVLGFRTYFLDTSASFKNFKARFRRKFLSEYHEEEENIEPSVFALRAYDAVWAIAKAIERLPENSKSKILLPTILSSNFRGLSTEIRFMNYKLVHAPAFQIVNVVGKSYREMGYWSPKFGFSRTMFKDDGAERQRNSSTSAEDVLGSVYWPGGKTSVPVRLMETTLSGRQKPLRIGVPVRSNFTQYVKVIQDENGTYFSGFSLDVFDAVTKLLPYQLPYEWIPFNGTYDKLVEAVNQKALDAAVGDMQITSDWCKLTEFSQPYVESGLVIVVPVNSNESQEPWMFMRPFTWGLWSLMAAMSVFTGVVVWFIEHRSNEDFRGPRLQQIGKVLWFSFTTLYLGQSLCWPHGCS
- the LOC131157882 gene encoding glutamate receptor 2.9-like isoform X1 codes for the protein MASALAISLLSLLLLRPSNASTPTSVNGKRRPTTCNFIGSVGGVVDCSTRVGREEKVAMELAVEDFCTSTGYGLALKLRDLSGKTAGTVSAVFDLIKHQQVQAVVGTLTTQEAAVVAEMDETNSRVPLISLDTASITPSVMPVDMLPVIHMGHGISVEMRCIAAIVGFFQWQKVIAIFEDKFSYGRDLGIITLLSETLRGVGAEMEHYLAFPSMSSLLDPKTTIQEELKRLRDKQGRVFIVVQSSSQFTALLFEQAMQMELMVKGNVWITTNFITSLLDSFHSSVITSMEGVLGFRTYFLDTSASFKNFKARFRRKFLSEYHEEEENIEPSVFALRAYDAVWAIAKAIERLPENSKSKILLPTILSSNFRGLSTEIRFMNYKLVHAPAFQIVNVVGKSYREMGYWSPKFGFSRTMFKDDGAERQRNSSTSAEDVLGSVYWPGGKTSVPVRLMETTLSGRQKPLRIGVPVRSNFTQYVKVIQDENGTYFSGFSLDVFDAVTKLLPYQLPYEWIPFNGTYDKLVEAVNQKALDAAVGDMQITSDWCKLTEFSQPYVESGLVIVVPVNSNESQEPWMFMRPFTWGLWSLMAAMSVFTGVVVWFIEHRSNEDFRGPRLQQIGKVLWFSFTTLYLGQRDSLTTNLSRFVLAPWLFLILVVGSTYTASLASMMSSFKT